Below is a genomic region from Mesorhizobium sp. NZP2298.
CGGCAATGCACGACAGATGGCCGCCCAGGTCGCGGAACCCGACAGTCTTGACCAGGTCGTCAAGCTCACCGAGCACGGAACAAACCTTGGCCAGGGCCGGCTGTTCCGCGGCGACCGTGACAACGAGGAAAATCGCCGATTGCGAAAGCGGAGCATCGACGCTCTGCGCATCGATCGGCACACGGTCCCAGTTCTTACTCGACATCCGAAAATCTCCGCTTTTCCCGGATTTGTTTCAGATCGTCCGGGATGACGCAATACTGGATGAATTGCCTCTTTATCGACACGCGGATGCGGGTAGAGTGCGGCAGAATTTCAATCAACCTGTTCGGAGCTGATGCTCGCACGCCTGTTCGTGATCTTCGGTGGCTTGTTCGTGCTGGTGCTGTGCGCGGCGCTGGTGGGACCGTATTTTGTCGACTGGACCAGCTACCGCGCCCAGTTCGAGCGCGAGGCAAGCGCGATCCTCGGCCGCAAGGTGACCGTGCAGGGCGACGCCACGGCCAGGCTTTTGCCGTTCCCCTCGGTGACCTTCTCCAACGTTGCCGTCGCCGGTGGCCCCAACGGCCAGCCGGCCATGACCGTCGAGACGTTTTCGATGGACGCGGAACTGGCGCCCTTCCTGCGCGGCGAGGTGCTGATCTTCGACATGCGGCTGGTGCACCCGAAGGCGACCATCGATATCGCCAATGACGGCACGGTCGACTGGGCGATACGGCCGTCCTCGCCCTTCGATCTCAACCAGATCTCGATCGAGAAGCTGACGGTGACGGAGGGGCAGATCGAACTGCGCCATGCCGCGGGCGGACGCAGCCATGTCTTGTCCGAAATCAACTCGACCATCTCGGCCAAGTCGCTGGCCGGCCCATGGCGCATGGATGGCACGTTGCGGCTGGACGGGTTGCGCACCACAGTCGCGGCGTCGACCGGCAAGGCCGAAGGCAATGGCCAGATGCGGCTTCGCCTGAAGGCCGATCCCGATGCCTATCCGCTGGTCATCGAGACCGACGGCAATGCCGGCATCGTCAACGGCGCCGCCGTCTATTCCGGCCAGTTCAAGATTTCGAGTGCTGACAAGAATGGCGCCGACAAGAACAGCGCCCAACTGCGCGGCAACGATGGCGAGACCGTGAAGGTCAGCGCCGGCAAGCCCGATCCGGGCTTCCGGCTGAACGGCAAGTTTTCGCTCGACCACCAGAAGCTCGGCGTCGATGAATTCCGCTTCGAGACCGGACCGTTGGACAATCCCTATACAGCCGACGGCAAGGCCTCGGTCGATCTCGGCCAGAAGCCGAGCTTCGCCATCGAGGCCAATGGCGCGCAGGTGCAGTTCGACGAGGCGGTCGGTGCCGAGGCCGGCGCCGGCCTGACGCTCGACCAGCGCATTGCCGGGCTGGAGCAGGCGCTGCTCGGGCTGCCGAAGCCGACCATACCCGGCACCGTCGAGGTGAAGCTGCCGGCGGTGGTGGCCGGCGATACGACGGTGCGCGATGTCCATCTTTCCGCCGAGCCGGTCGAAGGGGGCTGGTCGGTGAAATCGCTGGCCGCGACCTTGCCCGGCCGCACCACGCTGGAAGCCAATGGCATGCTGAGCGTCGGGGACCATTTCGGCTTCACCGGCTCGCTGCTGCTGGCAGTGGCGCAGCCGTCCGGTTTTGCCGCCTGGCTGTCGAAGGATGTCGACGAGGCGATCCGCCGTCTGCCCGCCGCCGGCTTCAAGGCCAAGGTCGATCTCTCCGAGAAGCGCCAGGCCTTCAGCGACCTCGAACTGATCCTGGGCAAGGCGAAGTTTTCCGGACGCATCGATTCCAGCCAGCCTGACGAAGCCAGGCCATCGGTGCTGATGCGGCTTGAAGGCGGCGAGCTTGACGTGGATGGGCTGGCGGCCTTTGCCTCGATCTTCGTCAGCGACAAGGGGGCCAACCGCTTTGCCGACCGCGATCTCGATTTCCAGATCAAGGCAGGGCCGGTCAGTGCCGGAGGGTTGACCGCCGACACGGTCGACACCGCGCTCAGGCTGCGCGACGGTTTGCTTGAAGTCGACCGGCTGTCGGTCGGCGGGCTGGCGGGCGCCTCGATCAGCGCCACGGGCCGGATCAAGGATTTCCCGGCAAGCCCGACCGGCAAGCTCGACGCTTCCGTCGTTGCTGTCGACCTCAAGCCGCTGATCGACGTTGCCGCGCAGCATTATCCCAATAATGCGGTGCTGAAGGGGCTGGCGAGCCGTGCGTCGGCCTATCCGGACCTGTTCCAGGATGCGCGTGTCGACCTTGTGGCGAGCGCCGCCGACAATGGCGACGGCACGACGGGATTGGCTGTAAGCGGGCAGGGTAATGCCGGAGGCTCGGCCTTTTCGGCTTCGCTGTCGGGGAAGGGCGCGCTGGACAGACTGCTTGAGGCACCGGTGACGCTGACCTTCAACGCCAAGAACCCGGACGCCACGGCACTGCTGGCGCTTTACGGACTGCCGGCGCTGCCGCTTGGCATGCTGGGCGAGGCACACACCGACATCCAGGCCAAAGGCACGCTTGGCGGCGGGCTGGCGACGACTTTCAGCCTTGTCGGCAATGACTTCAAGGCCGGCTTCGAAGGGATGATCGCCGATACGCCGCAAGGGCCCACCGCCAAAGGCAGGATCGACCTCGATGCCGCAGACATCGAACCCTGGCTGATGACGACAGGCATTGGCCTGCCGGGCATGGGAGCGGGCATGTCGACGTCGCTCTCGGCCCAAGGCGACTACGGCAACGGGCTGCTGGTGCTGGACAGTGTCAGCGGCGCCATCAACGAAGCGGCGGTCTCAGGCGACGTCAATATCGACACCAAGGACGGCATTCCGCATCTGGCCGGCGCGCTGGCGCTCGATGAGCTCGATCTCGATCCGATGGCCGTGGCGCTGTTCGGCGATTCCGCTTTCCTTGTTGACAAGAAAAACGGGGCCGACAAGAGCGCGAGTGACAAGGGGGGCGCTTGGCCGTCCTCGCCCTTCAGCCAGAAATCCAGCCTGCCGTTCACCGCCGACCTCGACCTGACGACATCAGCCCTTGCCGCCGGACCGTTCGCCACCGCCTATGACGCCGCCTTTTCGCTCAAGCTCGACAAGGAAGGCATCCGTGTTTCGGACCTCAAGGCGAAGCTTCTTGGTGGTGCGTTGACCGGCCTGTTCGAGCTGAAGAACAATGAAGGCACCGGGCTCTTCACCGGCCAGATGAAACTGGCGGGTGCCGATCTGGCGAACGTGTTGCCGGATGCCGGCATTGGCGGCATCGGCGATTTCTCGACGACGCTGTCGACCAGCGGCAAGTCGGTCGATGCGATGATCGCCGCTCTGTCCGGCTCCGGTACGGCGACGCTGAGGGGCTTGCAGGTCGCCGGCGTCAACCCCGATGCGTTCAGCGCCTTCCTGGCCAAGGCGGACGCGATCGGGCGCGACATCGACGTGGCCAAGACCGCCGGC
It encodes:
- a CDS encoding AsmA family protein, with amino-acid sequence MLARLFVIFGGLFVLVLCAALVGPYFVDWTSYRAQFEREASAILGRKVTVQGDATARLLPFPSVTFSNVAVAGGPNGQPAMTVETFSMDAELAPFLRGEVLIFDMRLVHPKATIDIANDGTVDWAIRPSSPFDLNQISIEKLTVTEGQIELRHAAGGRSHVLSEINSTISAKSLAGPWRMDGTLRLDGLRTTVAASTGKAEGNGQMRLRLKADPDAYPLVIETDGNAGIVNGAAVYSGQFKISSADKNGADKNSAQLRGNDGETVKVSAGKPDPGFRLNGKFSLDHQKLGVDEFRFETGPLDNPYTADGKASVDLGQKPSFAIEANGAQVQFDEAVGAEAGAGLTLDQRIAGLEQALLGLPKPTIPGTVEVKLPAVVAGDTTVRDVHLSAEPVEGGWSVKSLAATLPGRTTLEANGMLSVGDHFGFTGSLLLAVAQPSGFAAWLSKDVDEAIRRLPAAGFKAKVDLSEKRQAFSDLELILGKAKFSGRIDSSQPDEARPSVLMRLEGGELDVDGLAAFASIFVSDKGANRFADRDLDFQIKAGPVSAGGLTADTVDTALRLRDGLLEVDRLSVGGLAGASISATGRIKDFPASPTGKLDASVVAVDLKPLIDVAAQHYPNNAVLKGLASRASAYPDLFQDARVDLVASAADNGDGTTGLAVSGQGNAGGSAFSASLSGKGALDRLLEAPVTLTFNAKNPDATALLALYGLPALPLGMLGEAHTDIQAKGTLGGGLATTFSLVGNDFKAGFEGMIADTPQGPTAKGRIDLDAADIEPWLMTTGIGLPGMGAGMSTSLSAQGDYGNGLLVLDSVSGAINEAAVSGDVNIDTKDGIPHLAGALALDELDLDPMAVALFGDSAFLVDKKNGADKSASDKGGAWPSSPFSQKSSLPFTADLDLTTSALAAGPFATAYDAAFSLKLDKEGIRVSDLKAKLLGGALTGLFELKNNEGTGLFTGQMKLAGADLANVLPDAGIGGIGDFSTTLSTSGKSVDAMIAALSGSGTATLRGLQVAGVNPDAFSAFLAKADAIGRDIDVAKTAGFAPGIAADGSFAAKDADIAFTIAGGTLRAPPISLENPAATLSADITADLNTSTVSAKGAITYRPGDEALVGSEPVVNFTAEGPFGAITRQFDSEPLAQFLTQRALEKEQQRVEAMQAALLEKQRLRREVRYYAALQDARDKAAEELRQREEAARLKAEADAKAKAEAEARAQAEAEAKAKADEEAKAQADAKAKADADAKAAAEQQAADEAAKAQAEQERQKAEEALRIASQEKARLEAERKAAEQAPRVERAPLPEANDNPPPAKPKSNPFTIDNLLKSLQ